A genomic stretch from Anticarsia gemmatalis isolate Benzon Research Colony breed Stoneville strain chromosome 26, ilAntGemm2 primary, whole genome shotgun sequence includes:
- the LOC142984189 gene encoding uncharacterized protein LOC142984189, which produces MLVVRWPLVASIFANLNIGDATDTGFPAFLDENDLKDAGLIPETKIYHFNRPKKKKPDYDDEEKETTTEKDLRPYYPYGKPENRLPPKLPIKNVTDSDSYEEKEDLQLFPRINHRGHETTYDMMKLFERLTETKKWDEFYDLIDQENEKYKSGEINPHWEQELDKWAAYSRNLIKRSKAEKVKALRARERVIMTLPPKIVQNLGMDPYWGPNNFQGRNKDRQTAKGRRSFEQPERSGNSQRKPEDQLARPGNNQPPVSRRNAESLIRSGRRNYQNGDPNLEPYIQHQRSLAFNDLRGAPPPPPPRPQGQAPAPYPSARREEEGHYDYRPRINVRPYRFAEGGPGYRGGGPRGYGPGPRGYAGPGRNGPGNPTVQGAPEPPIAPRTPNPSPFGNDEAMTSVEAMIANEPFVLPRRQSEGLQLTDENKKDIERELAAQVDKYIEMEKQFATDSARAVNRRMDGDYESTTLTPQHVFRVLKRPRLSP; this is translated from the exons ATGTTGGTCGTAAGATGGCCACTGGTTGCCAGTATATTTGCGAATTTAAATATTGGAGATGCAACCGATACTGGGTTCCCGGCGTTTTTAGATGAAAATGATTTAAAG GATGCTGGACTTATCCCCGAGACTAAAATATACCACTTCAATAGACCGAAGAAGAAGAAACCAGACTAC GACGATGAAGAAAAAGAAACCACCACAGAGAAAGATTTAAGGCCGTATTATCCTTATGGAAAACCAGAG AATCGTCTACCACCAAAACTACCGATTAAGAAT GTGACCGACAGTGATTCATACGAAGAGaag GAGGATCTTCAGTTGTTTCCACGAATCAATCACAGAGGTCACGAGACTACGTACGATATGATGAAATTG tttgaGAGGTtaacggaaacaaaaaag TGGGACGAGTTTTACGATTTAATTGACCAAGAAAAT GAAAAATATAAGTCAGGTGAAATTAATCCACAT TGGGAGCAAGAATTGGATAAGTGGGCG GCTTATTCCCGGAATTTGATAAAGAGAAGTAAG gCCGAAAAAGTCAAAGCT CTACGGGCGCGAGAAAGAGTTATAATGACCCTTCCTCCGAAAATTGTGCAAAATTTGGGA ATGGATCCTTATTGGGGACCCAATAACTTCCAAGGAAGAAATAAG GACAGACAGACTGCTAAGGGTCGCCGATCCTTCGAGCAACCAGAACGAAGTGGAAACAGTCAAAGGAAGCCAGAAGATCAGCTAGCAAGACCTGGA aataatCAACCACCTGTGAGTCGTCGAAACGCTGAATCTTTGATTAGGTCTGGTCGCCGAAATTACCAAAATGGAGACCCAAATCTGGAACCTTATATTCAACACCAACGCAGTTTGGCTTTT AATGATTTAAGAGGTGCCCCACCACCTCCGCCACCACGACCCCAA GGTCAGGCACCAGCTCCATATCCTTCTGCAAGAAGAGAGGAAGAAGGTCACTATGATTATAGACCGAGGATAAACGTGCGGCCGTACAGGTTTGCTGAAGGTGGCCCTGGGTACCGGGGAGGTGGGCCTAGAGGGTATGGTCCTGGGCCTAGAGGGTATGCGGGCCCAGGAAGGAATGGTCCTGGCAATCCAACTGTCCAAGGGGCTCCAGAACCTCCAATAGCACCGAGAACACCAAACCCTTCTCCATTCGGCAATGATGAGGCCATGACTTCGGTAGAAGCAATGATT gcAAACGAGCCATTTGTACTACCTAGAAGACAGTCAGAAGGCCTGCAACTGACAGatgaaaacaaaaaagacaTAGAAAGAGAACTGGCGGCTCAAGTAGATAAATACATAGAGATGGAGAAGCAGTTCGCGACTGACAGCGCCAGGGCCGTTAACAGAAGAATGGATGGAGACtatgagtctaccacgctgactCCACAACATGTTTTTAGAGTCTTAAAAAGACCACGTTTAAGCCCGTAA